In the genome of Lactobacillus intestinalis, the window CTTATAGTTATTATGCTATCATAAATCTGGCAATATCTTTAACTGGAATGGGAGTTTAGTGGAAAAGAATTATAGAAAAACTATCAATTTAGTAAAAATTGGTAAATTTGAAGATAATTTTTTCTTAAAGCTGACCCTCTTGACGCAAAATAGAAGAAATCATGATATAAAGATATTTGCATTAATAAAGAAAGGAATATTTAATGGCTTTAAAAATCGAACATTTAACAGGAGGCTATACAGGCGTTCCTGTAATTAAAGACATAAATTTAGAAATTAAACCAGGCCAAGCTTTGGGACTGATCGGTTTGAATGGGGCAGGTAAATCAACGACCATTAAACACATTTTAGGTTTACTTCGTCCGCAAAAAGGGACGATTTCTTTGAATGGCGTAGTTTTAAGACAACAGCCCACCAAGTTTAAGCAAGAAGTAGCTTATATCCCGGAAACTTCAGTTTTGTATCCGGAATTAACTTTGAAAGAGCATCTGGAATTAACTATGCTTAGTTACAATCTAGACCAGGAAAAAGCTTGGAAGAGAGCACATGAACTTTTGAAGATGTTTAGATTGGATGACAAACTGGAATGGCTGCCAATCCACTTTTCAAAAGGAATGCGGCAAAAAGTGATGATTGTGTGTGCGTTTTTAGCAGATACAAGTCTTTTGGTAATTGATGAGCCATTCACCGGGCTAGATCCACTGGCAGTGGCTAACTTGATTGATTTGATCAAAAAGGCCATTGCGGATAAAAAAATGGTTTTGATGACTACGCACGTTTTAGCTGATGCTCAACAAGCAATTTCAAATTATGCCGTCTTGAATAACGGCACAATTGAAATTATCGGCAGTTTGAAAGAAATTCGCACGCATTATGGCTTGAAGCCGGACGATCCATTTGATCAACTATATTTAGCTTTGAATAGAGAGGATAATGGCCATGCGTGAGTTAGCGAATAAAAGATTAAGCGAAAATCTTAAGCAGTCAATTAAGTATTTAACGCTTGTCTTCAACGATTTCTTTATTTTGGCATTGATTTTCTTATTTGGAGCCTTGATGTTTTGGTATGCGCAAGCAATGAAAACAATACCTAATAACCTGTGGTTTTATAAGCCATTAGTTGGTATAATTTTGTTCTTGCCACTTTTAACAGGACATTTAGTGACTTTAATTAAAGATGCGGATATGCAGTTCTTGTTTACTCAAGATGAAAAGATGGAAGACTACTTACGCCCAATGTATCGCTATAGTCTAATTTTGCCATTTATATTGGAGTTTTTGGTTGCGGGAATTCTATTTCCGTTTGCGACAGTGAAGGCTGGAATTTCAGTTTGGGGCTATATTTTAATGATCATTACAATGTTAAGTTTGAAAGATGATCAGTTAATTATAGAAAAGCGCAATCTATATTTTGGCAAAAAGATCGATTTTTGGGTTAGCTGCCTTCTTGCCTTAGCTGTGGCCATTTTAGCGGCTTATAGTCAAACTGGTGCTTTGGTAATTTCGATTTGCGGAATGTTTATTGAGCCTAACTTTCAACCCATGTTTGGCAAAAGAATGAATGTCAAAAAATTCTTTGATTGGCGTTATGCGGTTGATAGTGAAAAGGCGAGAAAAGATCGTGTCTATTCGATTTTCAGTATGTTTACCGATGTAAGTGAAAAACAAGTTACTATTAAACGAAGAAAGTATCTTGATTTCTTACTGCCAAAGAATTTGGGGAAAGAAAATCCAAATTCATTCTTGTATCGCAGATCGTTATTGAGAAATCCAGAATATTTAAACTTACTGGTAAGAATGACTGCATTTGCCGTGCTGATTTCATTCTTAGTGCAAGATTGGAAATGGGCCTTAGGTCTTTCAGCACTAGTAGTATTTTTGACAGTTTACCAATTATTAC includes:
- a CDS encoding ABC transporter ATP-binding protein, encoding MALKIEHLTGGYTGVPVIKDINLEIKPGQALGLIGLNGAGKSTTIKHILGLLRPQKGTISLNGVVLRQQPTKFKQEVAYIPETSVLYPELTLKEHLELTMLSYNLDQEKAWKRAHELLKMFRLDDKLEWLPIHFSKGMRQKVMIVCAFLADTSLLVIDEPFTGLDPLAVANLIDLIKKAIADKKMVLMTTHVLADAQQAISNYAVLNNGTIEIIGSLKEIRTHYGLKPDDPFDQLYLALNREDNGHA
- a CDS encoding ABC transporter permease codes for the protein MRELANKRLSENLKQSIKYLTLVFNDFFILALIFLFGALMFWYAQAMKTIPNNLWFYKPLVGIILFLPLLTGHLVTLIKDADMQFLFTQDEKMEDYLRPMYRYSLILPFILEFLVAGILFPFATVKAGISVWGYILMIITMLSLKDDQLIIEKRNLYFGKKIDFWVSCLLALAVAILAAYSQTGALVISICGMFIEPNFQPMFGKRMNVKKFFDWRYAVDSEKARKDRVYSIFSMFTDVSEKQVTIKRRKYLDFLLPKNLGKENPNSFLYRRSLLRNPEYLNLLVRMTAFAVLISFLVQDWKWALGLSALVVFLTVYQLLPMATEFDGNIMYRVYPISTEHRGRSLVKVLNSALFLQWGIISVFWLIILPINLNVFEAIAGLFVFVWVLTVAYLPYKVKTNKK